The following are encoded together in the Geobacter sulfurreducens PCA genome:
- a CDS encoding IS3 family transposase: protein MTPRPTYYRPPATCLREGDLVLMRRIDELYLEHPWAGSRTMATLLSTPDEVVGRKRISRLMRLMGIESVAPKPGTSKRHPQHPVYPYLLRGLVIDRPNQVWAADVTYIPMAKGFMYLVAIMDWTTRKVLSWRLSNTLDSRFCVEALNEALSNFGTPEIFNTDQGCQFTSEAFTSVLTANGIRISMDGKGRCLDNVFVERLWRTLKYERLYLKSFDSGIELSRELSSWFSWYNGVRPHQSLKKRTPDQVYFAGLPEKKAA from the coding sequence TTGACACCCCGGCCCACCTATTACCGACCACCGGCAACATGCCTGCGCGAGGGCGACCTTGTGCTGATGCGTCGCATCGACGAGCTCTATTTGGAACACCCCTGGGCGGGCAGCAGAACGATGGCTACCTTGCTTTCCACTCCGGATGAGGTTGTCGGCCGAAAGCGGATCAGTCGCCTGATGCGGCTGATGGGGATCGAATCGGTCGCGCCGAAACCGGGAACCAGCAAGCGCCACCCCCAGCACCCGGTCTATCCGTATCTGTTGCGGGGCCTCGTCATCGACCGGCCCAACCAGGTCTGGGCCGCCGACGTCACCTATATCCCCATGGCCAAGGGGTTCATGTATCTGGTGGCCATCATGGACTGGACAACCCGGAAAGTCCTTTCCTGGCGGCTGTCTAACACCCTCGACAGCAGGTTCTGCGTCGAGGCTCTGAATGAAGCTCTCAGCAACTTCGGCACCCCGGAGATCTTCAACACCGATCAGGGGTGCCAGTTCACCAGTGAAGCCTTTACCTCCGTGCTCACCGCCAACGGCATCCGGATCAGCATGGACGGCAAAGGACGCTGCCTCGACAACGTCTTCGTCGAGCGACTGTGGCGCACTCTCAAGTACGAGAGGCTTTATCTCAAAAGCTTTGACTCCGGGATTGAACTTTCCCGGGAGCTTTCATCCTGGTTCTCGTGGTATAACGGTGTCCGCCCTCACCAATCCCTCAAGAAGCGGACCCCGGACCAGGTTTACTTTGCTGGACTGCCCGAGAAAAAGGCTGCCTGA
- a CDS encoding helix-turn-helix transcriptional regulator: MGDRLYFERFIWFDSQIRNGCYPNASALARKFEFDIKTAQRSIEYFRDRLGAPLDYDASRRGYRYYDPNYQLPVTHLSESELVALLASRKLLTDAAAGPLGDELEKVSNRLGALLSNGLKGKINPERAFSFRWNGMAASDPVIFEQAVSALLSCRLLTFCYYSPLAGACTARTVEPHHMINYMGAWHLIAWCRLRNDWRDFHLARVSLAHLEEEIFSPRDETTWRPCLDETFGIFQNRERFDVTIRFSADRARWVREELWHQDQSTRDLDTGEVELTIPVSHEAEILMEVLKHGSHAEVMEPIWLRDRIREEIGKMQKKY, encoded by the coding sequence GTGGGAGACCGTCTATATTTCGAGCGGTTCATCTGGTTTGACAGCCAAATTCGCAACGGATGCTATCCCAATGCCTCGGCGCTTGCCAGGAAATTTGAATTCGACATAAAGACTGCCCAGCGGTCCATCGAATATTTTCGGGACCGTCTTGGCGCTCCCCTAGACTATGACGCATCCCGTCGGGGATATCGATATTACGACCCCAACTACCAACTCCCCGTCACCCATCTCTCCGAAAGCGAACTTGTGGCGCTGCTGGCATCGCGCAAGCTTCTCACAGATGCGGCAGCCGGTCCTCTTGGTGACGAACTCGAGAAAGTATCCAATCGTCTCGGTGCACTACTTTCAAATGGTCTCAAAGGAAAGATAAACCCCGAGCGCGCCTTTTCCTTCCGTTGGAACGGCATGGCTGCAAGTGATCCCGTCATATTCGAGCAGGCCGTCAGTGCCTTGCTCTCCTGCCGTCTTCTCACCTTCTGCTACTATTCTCCCCTTGCCGGTGCCTGCACCGCGCGCACCGTCGAGCCTCACCACATGATCAACTATATGGGAGCATGGCATCTGATTGCCTGGTGCCGCCTTCGTAATGACTGGCGCGATTTTCATCTGGCCCGGGTGTCCCTGGCCCATCTTGAGGAGGAAATTTTCTCGCCGCGCGATGAAACCACTTGGCGTCCCTGTCTCGATGAGACGTTCGGTATCTTCCAGAACCGCGAGCGGTTCGATGTCACCATCAGATTTTCCGCCGATAGAGCCCGCTGGGTCAGGGAAGAGCTCTGGCATCAGGATCAATCCACAAGAGATCTCGATACGGGAGAAGTCGAGCTGACGATTCCCGTCTCGCACGAGGCGGAGATCCTTATGGAGGTCCTCAAGCATGGCTCCCATGCAGAGGTCATGGAACCAATTTGGCTTCGCGATCGAATCCGAGAGGAAATCGGGAAGATGCAAAAAAAATATTAG
- a CDS encoding HIRAN domain-containing protein, with protein MIGRRDFFKVLGLAALIPAAPLKPASAGRRIDLLEVHIAGFQYHEGMSAGVFSMLKRGGELCLRREPDNPYDPFAIAMETQAGNKLGYLPRRINGIPAAILDQGVTTRAEIVEIDALAPPWERVLVRVWQEV; from the coding sequence ATGATCGGGAGGAGGGACTTTTTCAAGGTATTAGGATTAGCGGCCTTGATTCCGGCTGCGCCGCTGAAACCCGCATCTGCGGGAAGGCGCATTGATCTCCTGGAGGTCCATATCGCCGGTTTCCAATATCACGAGGGGATGAGCGCCGGAGTGTTCTCAATGCTTAAAAGAGGAGGCGAGCTTTGCCTGCGGCGTGAGCCGGACAACCCCTATGACCCCTTCGCCATTGCCATGGAAACTCAAGCCGGAAACAAGCTTGGGTATCTCCCCCGCAGGATCAACGGCATTCCGGCGGCGATTCTCGACCAAGGCGTTACAACGAGGGCTGAGATTGTGGAAATAGATGCATTGGCTCCTCCTTGGGAGAGAGTGCTGGTGAGGGTTTGGCAGGAGGTGTGA
- the cas3u gene encoding type I-G CRISPR-associated helicase/endonuclease Cas3g codes for MSTSEDFESNYKLLTGNSPFPWQRKLFTMFVDKRFPETCPVPTGLGKTSIIAIWLLAVAHHTRNGTVTEFPRRLVYVVNRRTVVDQATDEARKMLEALITKPELCAVADVLSSLATRADAAPLAISTLRGQFADNAEWRDDPARSAVIVGTVDMIGSRLLFSGYGCGFKSRPLHAGFLGQDTLLVHDEAHLEPAFQELVSAIASEQQRRRDFWQLRVMELTATSRSDITDANTLFTGEDRKHDVARKRLEAKKGISFHPVDDEKRVTEKVEQLTKGYKDSGQAILVFLRGVKEVMKVAAFLRKVVPDGVETLTGTLRGFERDTLARENAVFARFMPHSEAIPQQGTVYLVCTSAGEVGVNISADHLVCDLTPFESMMQRFGRVNRFGDGNAHIDVVHRPFGKGSGFDESAPAALDDDPSAGAASQDDLTADAAPKKKEKPLSPFDRACAQTLSVLKQLPLREDRRRDASPAALSEIPLADRQAAFTPPPVILPISDILFDVWALTSVRQKLPGRPPVADWLHGVTEWEPPATHVAWRDEVYLVSGMLEICPPEDLLEDYPLKPHELLRDQTTRVFSELEKIASRCPAKPVWLLNADGKVDVLPLEKLVDRDKLRLADCTVLLPPAVGGLDGGMLNGDAAYDPKVVYDIADQWLGENDRPRRCRLWDNEGPLSGMRLVRTIDVRPDAEEQEEESAESTIRRCWHWYVRPRSADDDGSRTARVNQELTSHLRSAEDFAKKLVDRLGLGALEAKAVVLAARWHDLGKDRLIWQRSIGNRDYPGLVLAKSGSGMRPIDLSDYRHELGSLIDISNYPEFLELSEELQDLVLHLVAAHHGRARPHFPEKETFDYDRSEEAVAAIVSEVPRRYGRLQRKYGRWGLAYLESLVRAADAMASQYVAGEDPAYGNAALSLGGAQ; via the coding sequence ATGTCGACATCTGAAGATTTTGAATCAAACTACAAACTCCTAACAGGTAATAGTCCTTTCCCATGGCAGCGGAAGCTATTCACCATGTTTGTAGACAAACGGTTTCCAGAAACTTGCCCTGTCCCGACTGGCCTCGGGAAAACTTCAATCATCGCAATCTGGCTTCTGGCAGTGGCCCACCATACCCGTAACGGCACAGTTACTGAATTTCCGCGGCGCCTCGTCTATGTGGTGAACCGGAGAACCGTGGTGGACCAGGCTACGGATGAAGCCAGAAAAATGCTTGAAGCACTCATTACCAAGCCAGAACTCTGTGCTGTTGCTGATGTGCTGAGTTCGCTCGCGACCCGGGCTGATGCAGCACCTTTGGCGATCAGCACGCTACGAGGACAGTTCGCTGACAACGCGGAGTGGCGGGACGACCCGGCCCGGTCTGCCGTGATCGTCGGCACGGTGGATATGATTGGCAGTCGATTGCTCTTTTCCGGTTACGGGTGTGGGTTCAAGTCCCGTCCGTTGCATGCTGGATTTCTCGGACAGGACACCTTACTGGTTCATGACGAGGCCCACCTGGAGCCCGCATTTCAGGAGCTGGTATCGGCCATTGCATCGGAACAGCAGCGCCGCCGCGACTTCTGGCAGTTACGAGTCATGGAACTAACGGCAACTTCTCGTTCTGACATTACTGACGCGAATACTCTCTTTACAGGGGAAGACCGGAAACATGATGTGGCCCGGAAACGACTCGAAGCGAAAAAAGGGATTTCTTTTCATCCGGTTGACGATGAAAAGAGGGTTACTGAGAAGGTTGAACAACTGACCAAAGGGTACAAAGACAGTGGGCAGGCAATTCTCGTCTTTCTTCGCGGGGTCAAAGAGGTGATGAAGGTAGCGGCATTTCTGCGCAAGGTGGTGCCGGATGGTGTAGAGACCCTGACCGGCACCCTGCGCGGCTTCGAGCGCGACACGTTGGCCAGGGAAAATGCCGTCTTTGCCCGCTTCATGCCTCACTCCGAAGCGATACCACAGCAGGGCACCGTCTATCTCGTGTGTACCTCCGCCGGAGAAGTCGGGGTCAACATATCAGCGGATCATCTTGTCTGCGACCTGACCCCCTTCGAAAGCATGATGCAACGCTTTGGACGGGTGAATCGATTTGGTGATGGCAATGCACATATCGACGTCGTTCATCGCCCATTCGGAAAGGGCTCTGGTTTCGACGAATCTGCGCCCGCCGCATTGGACGATGATCCGTCAGCGGGGGCCGCCAGCCAGGACGATCTAACTGCCGACGCGGCGCCCAAGAAGAAAGAGAAACCGTTGTCACCTTTTGATCGGGCTTGCGCACAAACGCTGTCCGTGTTGAAGCAACTGCCCTTGCGTGAAGACCGGCGTCGCGATGCGAGCCCTGCGGCACTAAGCGAAATACCCCTTGCCGACCGGCAAGCTGCTTTCACGCCACCTCCCGTCATTCTTCCGATAAGTGACATTCTTTTCGATGTCTGGGCGCTGACCTCGGTTCGCCAGAAACTGCCCGGCCGACCGCCAGTTGCCGATTGGCTGCATGGCGTTACCGAATGGGAGCCGCCTGCAACCCATGTTGCATGGCGGGATGAGGTCTATCTGGTCAGCGGCATGTTGGAGATCTGTCCGCCCGAAGACCTGCTTGAAGACTATCCCCTCAAGCCTCACGAATTGTTGCGCGACCAGACCACACGGGTGTTTTCCGAGCTTGAGAAAATCGCCAGCCGATGTCCGGCAAAGCCTGTATGGCTTCTCAACGCTGACGGCAAGGTTGACGTGCTTCCCTTGGAGAAATTAGTCGATAGGGACAAGCTGAGACTGGCCGACTGTACTGTGTTGCTGCCGCCAGCGGTTGGTGGCCTCGACGGAGGCATGCTCAACGGTGATGCCGCTTATGACCCCAAGGTGGTTTATGACATAGCAGATCAATGGTTGGGCGAGAACGACAGGCCGCGTCGTTGCCGCCTTTGGGACAACGAGGGCCCTTTATCAGGAATGCGGCTTGTGCGAACTATCGACGTGCGCCCCGATGCCGAAGAACAGGAGGAAGAAAGCGCAGAATCAACTATACGGCGGTGCTGGCATTGGTATGTACGGCCCCGCTCCGCTGACGATGATGGCTCAAGGACGGCACGAGTAAATCAGGAACTGACATCCCACCTTCGGTCTGCCGAAGACTTCGCCAAGAAGCTCGTCGACAGGCTCGGCTTGGGCGCGCTGGAAGCAAAGGCGGTAGTCTTGGCAGCGCGCTGGCATGACCTCGGCAAAGATCGCCTGATCTGGCAGCGCTCCATCGGTAATCGTGACTACCCTGGGCTTGTCCTGGCGAAGTCCGGGTCCGGAATGCGGCCTATCGATCTCAGCGACTATCGGCATGAGCTCGGATCACTTATCGACATATCCAACTACCCGGAGTTTCTTGAATTGTCTGAGGAGTTACAAGATCTCGTTCTGCATCTGGTCGCAGCCCATCATGGCCGGGCTCGGCCCCACTTCCCGGAAAAGGAAACGTTTGATTATGACCGGTCAGAAGAGGCCGTAGCGGCTATCGTCAGTGAGGTCCCCCGCCGTTATGGCCGGTTGCAGCGGAAATACGGCCGGTGGGGGCTTGCCTATCTTGAATCCTTGGTACGTGCTGCCGATGCCATGGCGTCACAATATGTCGCTGGTGAAGACCCCGCTTATGGCAATGCTGCGTTGTCCCTGGGAGGTGCCCAATGA
- the cas8c gene encoding type I-G CRISPR-associated protein Cas8g2 has translation MSSNSKSAISIRVDPTNPGQFFACCGLLELADRLWDGAEGWFDKDGFLFSLRPYQEKAQKCAPATLLAEITRCRLTNTMSDSELKRRDQLMAVPKKIIESDPSLEAEKKVLDKLWREAPLVLHSPFNIRVDWFLDEYCGGTMFKTWAGQQSVFEIGRGMKAALDSGDWSHTSPDDWLRRRMLNDSLPFNFDSELGGVGSDLDVGFSFDPLKTIKVQARPLLEFLAFVGLQRFRPMKINAENRFQYFLWFGPLVSEVAAPAACGLFGPVRLKAFEFRLLYRTKYLKSFLPATPIQRS, from the coding sequence ATGAGTTCGAATTCAAAGTCCGCAATCAGCATTCGCGTCGATCCCACCAACCCCGGCCAGTTCTTTGCTTGCTGCGGCCTGCTTGAATTGGCCGACCGGCTTTGGGATGGAGCGGAAGGATGGTTCGATAAGGATGGTTTCCTGTTCTCTTTAAGGCCATATCAAGAAAAAGCTCAGAAATGTGCCCCTGCAACACTTCTTGCCGAGATTACCCGGTGTCGCCTTACCAACACCATGTCAGATTCGGAGCTAAAACGCCGCGATCAGCTCATGGCTGTGCCGAAGAAGATAATCGAATCCGACCCTTCGCTTGAAGCCGAGAAGAAAGTTCTGGACAAGCTTTGGCGGGAAGCTCCTCTTGTACTTCATTCACCATTCAATATTCGTGTTGACTGGTTTCTCGACGAATATTGTGGTGGAACAATGTTCAAGACATGGGCCGGGCAGCAATCTGTATTTGAAATCGGGCGGGGAATGAAAGCAGCTTTGGATTCTGGGGATTGGAGTCATACGTCTCCGGATGACTGGTTGCGAAGACGCATGCTGAATGATTCTCTGCCGTTCAACTTCGATTCTGAACTTGGTGGAGTAGGGTCCGATCTCGACGTTGGATTCAGCTTTGACCCCTTGAAGACAATCAAAGTTCAGGCACGGCCACTCCTGGAGTTCCTTGCATTCGTCGGATTGCAGCGGTTCCGCCCCATGAAGATTAATGCCGAGAACCGGTTTCAGTATTTTCTTTGGTTCGGTCCTCTTGTCTCAGAGGTCGCTGCACCAGCGGCCTGTGGCCTGTTTGGGCCAGTTCGCCTAAAGGCATTTGAATTTCGACTGCTTTATCGCACTAAGTACCTGAAAAGTTTTCTTCCCGCAACCCCAATTCAAAGGAGCTGA
- the cas7u gene encoding type I-G CRISPR-associated RAMP protein Csb1/Cas7g — MNDLVQKYDHWLENSGPAALVIREQLMPVEGRDGVLFPATFADTGYNIDKFDDGGNVCLIDSVGSQANRIEPIFMTKDYAGLVPQIVVQAGNKKVNLLEAGHRAGDAIIRCSELQQTLRAAFNNVLNGNAEPLARIAPTSLVFGVWDSRDTQAKLPRLVASTIRAYNVRPLTRSAQYVPAVDYNAEGLLEEPGDLRDAEGKVKSKHPFAQRGFVHVPATGALGGVIATGGIRRDATLHLAALRLLSAGQDEAKSKALRRYILSLALTAFTVPVTGYLRQGCNLVLDPENPLEFKEVFNDGTRNDVGITHTEAIVYAKAVAKEFGIDPERNLDEKKAPDREVPFDKVLAKKDVSDAGGSKKKAK, encoded by the coding sequence ATGAACGATCTCGTGCAGAAGTATGACCATTGGTTGGAAAACTCCGGACCTGCGGCACTGGTTATTCGCGAACAACTGATGCCCGTCGAGGGACGTGACGGTGTGCTGTTTCCAGCGACCTTTGCCGATACCGGCTACAACATCGACAAATTCGACGATGGCGGCAATGTCTGCCTGATCGACAGTGTCGGGTCCCAGGCAAACAGGATCGAGCCGATCTTCATGACTAAGGATTACGCTGGCCTTGTCCCCCAAATAGTGGTCCAGGCGGGAAACAAAAAAGTAAATCTTCTCGAAGCAGGGCATCGAGCCGGGGACGCGATTATTCGCTGTTCTGAGTTGCAGCAAACCCTTAGGGCTGCGTTCAACAACGTTCTGAATGGCAATGCAGAGCCACTAGCCCGTATAGCACCCACCTCGCTTGTGTTTGGCGTGTGGGATTCACGAGATACCCAAGCCAAATTGCCCAGACTCGTTGCCTCGACCATAAGGGCCTACAATGTTCGCCCTCTCACCCGCTCTGCCCAGTATGTGCCGGCTGTTGACTACAACGCCGAAGGGCTTTTGGAAGAGCCCGGTGACTTGCGAGATGCTGAAGGCAAAGTCAAGAGCAAGCACCCGTTTGCCCAACGCGGGTTTGTGCATGTCCCGGCGACAGGTGCTCTCGGCGGCGTAATCGCCACCGGGGGGATTCGCCGTGACGCCACACTCCACCTTGCCGCGCTCCGCTTGCTTTCGGCAGGCCAAGACGAAGCAAAGTCCAAGGCCCTTCGCCGCTATATACTCAGTCTTGCCTTAACAGCATTTACTGTGCCTGTAACTGGCTATCTGCGTCAGGGCTGCAATCTTGTGCTCGACCCTGAAAACCCCCTTGAGTTTAAAGAGGTTTTTAATGATGGGACGCGCAATGACGTCGGTATTACGCACACCGAAGCGATTGTCTATGCAAAGGCAGTTGCAAAGGAGTTTGGCATTGACCCCGAGCGTAACCTTGACGAAAAAAAAGCCCCGGATCGAGAAGTACCGTTTGACAAGGTACTGGCGAAAAAAGATGTGAGCGATGCCGGAGGCTCTAAGAAAAAAGCAAAATGA
- the csb2 gene encoding type I-G CRISPR-associated protein Csb2: protein MSMYFVLTIAFLDGRFHGRRDGDEPEWPPSPLRVFQALVAASARMNGGALSSDGSSALQWLQAQPAPAIVAPSGILSASPYRLSVPNNAMDIVARAWGRGNETNSGDANPATHRTMKSIRPIHLIDSSSVHYLWRVSEPVAPEIADYVHAIVEMAQNINVLGWGIDMVVGNGAMLTEEQMESLPGERWLPHAETGVDGLRVPVNGTLADLQARHEGFLSRLAHGIFTPPPPLAVYDKINYRRAIDPPPRAIAAFSLLKTDASGFRAFDTARWALTVAGMTRHAARRAAQGAGWKESRINGCILGHGESIGDEKHLPTGPQRFAYLPVPSLEARGAGKAPVIGSVRRVIITAFDGACGDEIDWARRALSGQMLEKIKKDESDDKEHVALLSLLPGSDKVIRSYLRPSSSWATVTPVVLPGYDDPAHYRRRLQHVTNSDEQKRLLWHLHERIDGLLRKAIVQAQFPEILAKNALIEWRKVGYWRGADLADRYGVPDHLKKFPRYHVKIQWRNDCQMPVRIDGPICIGGGRFYGLGLFAPVD from the coding sequence ATGAGTATGTACTTTGTATTGACAATCGCCTTTCTCGACGGCCGTTTCCACGGCAGGCGGGACGGTGACGAGCCGGAATGGCCTCCTTCTCCGTTAAGGGTTTTTCAAGCATTGGTGGCAGCATCAGCACGGATGAACGGCGGGGCATTGTCGTCAGATGGCAGTTCTGCGTTGCAGTGGCTTCAGGCGCAGCCTGCTCCTGCGATTGTCGCACCGTCAGGCATCCTTTCGGCTTCGCCATATCGACTTTCAGTGCCGAACAACGCCATGGACATCGTTGCGAGAGCATGGGGTCGAGGTAATGAAACCAACTCGGGTGACGCCAACCCTGCGACGCACCGCACGATGAAGAGCATCCGTCCCATTCATTTGATAGACAGCAGTTCGGTGCATTACCTATGGCGAGTAAGCGAACCGGTTGCCCCAGAGATAGCCGATTACGTCCATGCAATAGTGGAGATGGCTCAAAACATCAACGTGTTGGGCTGGGGGATCGATATGGTGGTGGGAAATGGCGCGATGCTTACCGAGGAGCAGATGGAGTCTCTTCCCGGTGAGCGTTGGTTGCCACACGCTGAGACCGGTGTGGACGGCCTACGGGTACCGGTCAACGGGACTCTGGCCGATTTGCAGGCGCGGCATGAAGGATTTCTTTCGCGGCTGGCGCACGGCATCTTCACTCCGCCTCCGCCGTTGGCTGTCTACGACAAGATCAATTATCGGCGGGCCATTGATCCACCCCCGAGGGCAATTGCCGCATTTTCCCTGCTGAAGACAGATGCCAGCGGATTCCGGGCCTTCGACACGGCTAGATGGGCGCTCACCGTGGCCGGGATGACGCGCCATGCCGCACGACGGGCGGCGCAAGGCGCGGGTTGGAAAGAATCAAGGATAAACGGCTGCATCCTTGGGCACGGCGAATCAATCGGCGATGAAAAACATCTCCCGACAGGACCACAACGTTTTGCATATCTCCCCGTGCCGAGTCTGGAGGCCCGAGGTGCCGGCAAGGCACCAGTGATTGGCAGCGTACGCAGGGTGATTATCACCGCTTTTGATGGGGCGTGTGGAGATGAAATCGACTGGGCGCGTCGCGCACTTTCGGGACAGATGCTAGAGAAGATCAAGAAAGACGAGAGCGATGATAAAGAGCACGTGGCGTTGCTTTCCCTGCTCCCCGGATCCGACAAGGTGATTCGCTCGTACCTCCGACCGTCCTCTTCCTGGGCGACCGTTACCCCCGTCGTTCTTCCGGGGTATGACGACCCGGCGCACTACAGACGCCGGCTCCAGCACGTCACTAACTCGGATGAGCAAAAGCGGCTACTGTGGCATCTCCATGAACGGATCGACGGTTTGCTCCGGAAAGCCATTGTGCAGGCGCAGTTTCCCGAAATACTGGCGAAGAATGCACTGATCGAATGGCGCAAGGTTGGCTACTGGCGTGGCGCCGATCTGGCGGATCGTTATGGCGTGCCGGACCACCTCAAGAAATTCCCGCGTTACCATGTCAAAATCCAGTGGCGCAATGATTGTCAGATGCCGGTGCGGATTGATGGCCCAATCTGCATTGGAGGTGGGCGATTCTACGGCCTCGGTCTTTTCGCCCCCGTTGACTGA
- a CDS encoding type II toxin-antitoxin system RelE/ParE family toxin, whose translation MFELIVRPEAESELADAFDWYEDRVSGLGSDFLLNVDAAFHSILRNPRQFPVVHNNLRRTLIRRFPYQIFFLLEETRVVVLAVFHAKRNPRRWMKRGG comes from the coding sequence ATGTTTGAATTGATCGTCCGCCCCGAGGCAGAATCCGAACTAGCAGACGCCTTTGACTGGTATGAGGACCGCGTTTCGGGACTCGGCTCGGATTTTCTGCTGAACGTAGATGCCGCGTTCCATTCCATCCTCCGCAATCCCCGCCAGTTTCCGGTTGTTCACAATAACCTCCGCAGGACCCTCATCAGGCGCTTCCCCTACCAAATTTTCTTTTTGCTCGAAGAGACGCGGGTTGTCGTTCTTGCCGTGTTTCATGCCAAGCGTAATCCGAGGCGGTGGATGAAGCGCGGCGGGTGA
- a CDS encoding addiction module protein, with product MGRLAKENILDLSISERIQLVEDIWDSIASVPESVQLTDEQKIELDRRLDAYHADPGKGSPWDIVRERIRNRRDV from the coding sequence ATGGGTAGACTAGCAAAGGAAAACATACTGGACCTCAGCATATCCGAACGCATCCAACTGGTTGAGGATATCTGGGACAGCATCGCCAGCGTTCCCGAGTCAGTCCAGTTGACCGACGAACAGAAGATTGAGCTGGACAGGCGCCTGGATGCCTACCATGCCGACCCCGGCAAAGGATCGCCCTGGGACATCGTCAGAGAACGGATCAGGAACCGGCGTGATGTTTGA
- the cas1 gene encoding CRISPR-associated endonuclease Cas4g/Cas1g, translating into MAETDGSIPLIPVRMLNEHVYCPRLAYLMWVQGEFSHNEFTVDGVIRHRRVDAGGGVLPSETQEDSRIHARSVSLSSERLGITAKIDLVEGEGAYVSPVDYKRGKRPHVAGGAYEPERVQLCAQGLLLREHGFASDGGALYFVASRERVPVAFDDELIGRTLAAIDEMGRTALSGTMPPPLEDSPKCPRCSLVGICLPDEVRFLSHLSVEPRPIIPADGRGLPLYVQSPKAYVRKDGDCLVIEEERVRVAEARLGETSQVALFGNATLTTAALHECLRREIPVTWLSYGGWFMGHTVSTGHRNVETRTYQYQRSFDPETCLNLARRWIVAKIANCRTLLRRNWRGEGDEAKAPPGLLMSLQDDMRHAMRAPSLEVLLGIEGASAGRYFQHFSRMLRGGDGEGMGFDFTTRNRRPPKDPVNALLSFAYAMLTREWTVALAAVGLDPYRGFYHQPRFGRPALALDMMEPFRPLIADSTVLMAINNGEIRTGDFVRSAGGCNLTDSARKRFIAGFERRMEQEVTHPIFKYTISYRRLLEVQARLLTRYLSGEIPAYPNFVTR; encoded by the coding sequence ATGGCTGAGACAGACGGGAGTATTCCTCTCATCCCGGTTCGCATGCTCAACGAACACGTCTACTGCCCGCGACTGGCCTATCTCATGTGGGTGCAGGGTGAGTTCTCCCACAATGAGTTCACGGTTGATGGCGTTATCCGCCACCGCAGGGTCGATGCTGGCGGCGGAGTGCTGCCCTCCGAGACCCAGGAGGATTCCAGGATACATGCCCGCTCGGTGAGTCTCAGCTCGGAACGGCTGGGAATTACCGCCAAGATCGATCTGGTGGAAGGGGAGGGAGCATACGTTTCTCCTGTCGATTACAAGCGGGGCAAACGCCCCCATGTGGCCGGCGGAGCATACGAGCCGGAGCGGGTTCAGCTCTGTGCCCAGGGGCTTCTTCTGCGGGAGCACGGATTTGCCAGCGATGGCGGCGCTCTCTACTTCGTTGCCTCCCGCGAACGGGTGCCGGTTGCATTTGATGATGAACTGATCGGAAGAACCCTGGCCGCCATTGATGAGATGGGACGCACGGCGTTGTCGGGCACGATGCCCCCGCCGCTGGAGGACAGTCCCAAATGCCCTCGCTGCTCGCTGGTGGGGATCTGTCTGCCGGATGAAGTGCGCTTTCTCTCCCATTTGTCGGTGGAGCCCCGCCCGATCATCCCGGCCGACGGGCGGGGGCTTCCTCTTTATGTCCAGTCGCCTAAGGCCTATGTGCGCAAGGACGGCGATTGCCTGGTCATCGAAGAGGAGCGGGTACGGGTGGCCGAGGCCCGGTTGGGGGAGACGTCGCAGGTGGCGCTCTTCGGCAACGCGACCCTCACGACGGCGGCCCTCCACGAATGTCTGCGCCGGGAGATTCCCGTCACTTGGCTCTCCTACGGGGGCTGGTTCATGGGGCATACCGTCAGCACGGGGCACCGCAATGTGGAAACCCGCACCTACCAGTACCAGCGGAGCTTTGATCCGGAGACCTGCCTGAACCTCGCCCGGCGCTGGATCGTAGCCAAGATCGCCAACTGTCGGACGCTGCTGCGGCGCAACTGGCGGGGGGAAGGTGACGAAGCAAAGGCGCCCCCCGGTCTGCTCATGTCGCTGCAGGATGACATGCGCCACGCAATGCGAGCCCCTTCGCTGGAGGTGCTGCTCGGCATCGAGGGGGCTTCCGCCGGCCGCTACTTTCAGCATTTCAGCCGGATGCTCCGCGGTGGTGATGGCGAAGGGATGGGTTTTGACTTCACCACCCGCAACCGCCGTCCGCCCAAGGATCCGGTCAATGCCCTGCTCTCCTTCGCCTATGCCATGCTCACCCGGGAGTGGACCGTGGCGCTCGCCGCCGTGGGACTCGATCCCTACCGGGGCTTCTACCATCAGCCCCGCTTCGGCCGTCCGGCCCTGGCTCTTGACATGATGGAGCCGTTTCGGCCGCTGATCGCGGATTCAACGGTGCTTATGGCAATCAATAACGGCGAGATCCGCACCGGCGACTTCGTCCGTTCCGCCGGCGGCTGCAACCTGACCGACAGCGCACGCAAGCGTTTCATCGCTGGGTTCGAGCGCCGTATGGAGCAGGAGGTGACACACCCCATCTTCAAGTACACAATCAGTTACCGGCGGCTGCTGGAGGTGCAGGCGCGGCTTCTGACCCGTTACCTTTCGGGGGAGATCCCCGCCTATCCGAACTTTGTCACGAGGTGA